The stretch of DNA CCAGGACAAGACCAAAGATGGTAGCAAAGAAGATTAATTCTTGGCGTCTGCCTCCTTGAGGGACTCCTGAGTAGAAGAAAGAAGCTGAatgttccctttcttcctttcttttttcttcccttagttTATTCTTACTTTTAATCAGAtcagaaaattgaaagaaaaagcatCAGGAAACATGAAATACATCCATGGAAGATGAGAATAATATTTTGTCAGGCATTAAAATTATGTAGTCTTAATAATGTAAGCATTGTTCATTGGTTTTCAAATTTTGGAGTTAACCTAGAAACAGATCACAAATCAGGAAGTAAAATTTcaactacaaagagaaaaaaagattatattaatgatttgatatattttaacACGTTTTTCTAACGgcctcctcttcttcccattACCTCCCAGAAACAGAGATTCACAATTTTGAGAAGGGGCTGGGGATAAAACCTGCTCCTTGGACCTTTTCTTCTCTATTGGGTCGTCCTCTGCACTGAATAGACCCATTGTTGCCTGAAGTGACCCGAGTTGCATTGAAGCCTTTCACTTACTTCATGGTGTTTCATCCCCTGATTGGGAGTATAATCAGGAAATGATCCCATGGATCTTCTTCTCCCCCATTTCTTTTTTGCTAGtgtttgaaatagaaaagaaatatagcTTCAGTGATTCATAGAGACAAAGCCCATGGACGGCACTGCAGCTTCCTTTAGAGGATATAAATGGGCTGAGAGCACAAGGTGCTGCTGGAAGCATTGATTCCTGacaaaaatttttcatttgatgGGGGATGAGGAGCAATGGAAATAGCTGAGTATATTCACAGGAGGCCTTAAAACAGCAAAACAGTGATTGGAGGATCGGGCTTCTGAAAAAGTGGGTATCCATTCTATGGGACAGCAAGGGGATTGAGGAGGTATTGAATAAACCcgcgggcacacacacacacacacacacacaaacacacacctgtGTGCACCGACCCGCAGTCCTAAACTTAAAAATGAAcctcagagggcttccctggtggcacagtggttgagaatctgcctgccaatgcgggggacatggatttgattcctggtctggggagatcccagatgcctcggagcaactaagcccatgcgccacaactactgagcctgcgctctagagccccagagccacaactattgagcccacatgctgcaactactgacacccttgcctagagcccatgctctgcaacaagagaagcccgcgcaacacaatgaagtgtagcccctgctcaccacaactggagaaagcccacatgcagcaacaaagacccaacgcagcccataaacaaacaagcaaataaataaacataaaaaaaatgaacctcagaGGCAGCAGCCATTTATAACTCAGTTGTTTGGAACAACTTTTCAGACAAACAATACTCCGTAGTAGAGTTAGCCGGCTTGCACAGTCATAAAGGCCCACGTGCTCTTGAACACCAGTGTTCTCAAGGAATTTTAATATTCTGCAACATCCCTAAGGGAAACCGCCTTTCAGTTTTCTAAATCAGGAAATCCTTGCTTTTTTGCCCAAGAACAACAAGCATTAATTACATGTAAACCAGAGGGATTAAGTGAAGCAGTAAATACTGAAAGAATTATAATCATGAGAAATTTTAAGTACAAGGAGTGCTTGACAAACTGTGTGTTTAAGTTCAATGTAGGGCAATAAATGCTCACTGACCACATGTTATTATAAACTGGGCTTAGCCCCATCCTCCTTTCTCCATGACTCCCAGCTTAGATTTTAACAAAGGCTGGTTTCTACGTGGATGCCAGGAAAAGATATAAGATGACACCTTAATATAGGTGTGGGAGTTAGGTTAGTAGTTTGGGTGGACTTTTTAGCTCTTTTCAGAACCTTTCCAATCTGTACCACAGTGCTCCCCCAACTGTTCTTTAAAGATGAAGTCAGTGTCTGGGCCCCTTTCCTTACCCTTCTTCTGAAGTCGGCTGCTGGTGTCTACCTCTCTTGTTCCAAGGCTGGGGACCTCTACCATAGATTCAGTGGAAATCATCAAACTTCATGTTTTCACCTGGGGAGCATTTCCGATCCCAGCTCACTCACGGATGACTCACCCACCCATGGTCCGAGAAGTAACCAATCCAACCTCATCCAATCCCCAGTTCCTGGTGAGGACTGATTTATGTGTTCCCCAACCATCCCAGAGCATTTAAAGCCctcttcattttaacttaatcgcTCAGGGGGACTCAGTCAGGGAAGAAGAAGATCATGTCCTCAAGGATGATTGAGTCCACGATGCTCCGGCAGGGCACCGGGAAGAAGCATGACCACGGCTGACGAGCATCCTGTGGTCAAGCCAGGTCCCAGTTGAGGGGAAAGTGCCTGGCTGGGTCCACAAGACAGTCTCTGAGCTTGTCTCACCCCAAGATCTACAAGCCAGTCGGACTGTGACGTTAGCTAAGAATCTGCTTTCTCTCAAATCGGTCAAACCCCCCTCTTAATCTTATCGtgataactgaaaataaatgtgaatgtgCTTTAGAAAGTTAGAGCCGGGCTATAAATACCCAGCATTGTTTATGTTTACATCTCATCCCATGTTACAGTGTCAGTGAAAGCCACTGACGTGTCTTTCCATCCACGGCTCCGTTCCCTTCTCCGCCTCACTTTATGTGTGGCTGGGAGTCGAAATGCAGACAGAAACATATTAATAAAGGAGGCTGGCTGTGACCGTGGCTATAAATGGTTATAAATACGCTTTTGGCTTTCCCTTCCTCTGGTACAGATGACTGTGTGTCTTAAAATCCCTCTAGTGAGCTATGTTTTGCCTTAAAAAGCTGGTGCTCCAAAAATAAGGCTGGGTCTGAGTCATCAAGCTTTGGGACAGGGATATGGTGGAGGGGATGCAAGGAGGCATTTTCAGCGAAGATGCACAGAATACAATGGGAGGACTTTCTTGCGGGGATTGGCAACCTATAACCCACAGGCTAAGTTTGACCCTctgcctgttttgtaaataaagttttattggaactcagcacattcattcatttaggtcTTGCCATTGCTGCCTTTGTGCTAGGatagcagagttgaatagttgcaacagacaATGTATTTGGcctaaaaacttaaaatattgacTATCTGGCCCTTCAGATAAAGTTTGTTCATCGCTGCTTCTTTTCTAACATCTGTAAACATGCCgtgttttccacattttttcaTACTTTGATTCATTTAGTAGCATACTCCCCAGTGAAGTACTTATGGCTTGTGTCTTTACACACCCAATTTGCTGATGAGAAAAAATGAAGCTCAGCAGGGTCATAGGAGTAGCCCCAACTCCATCATCTAGCAGCGGCCAGGAGGGACCGGCTCTGAGATTCCTCCGTGTCTGTCTGATCCCCTGTGCACCTCTGCTGCACATCAGCTTCTGAGTGGAAGCCTTCCCATTACATATGTGTGGGAGTGaataattatctatctatctatctatctatctatctatctatctaatctgtcatctatctacctatcatctatccatccatccaatcgtccatccattcatccatccatccatctgtatctattatctatcatctatctatcatctttctatccatccatccatccatccatccatctattgatcAATCTATCTATTGACCTAACTATCTATacatcccagctttattgaggtaagtGGGATGAAGAATTGAAATGCAAGCTATTACACACGTGCTCCTCGTGACTGGCAGCAATCTTCTGCCAAAGTGTGTGCTTGACTTCATGCACCCCTTTCACCTTAATCACGTGTATTCTGACCTCCCTGACACATCTTGGGAGCAggtcctcagagctatctgatgggctgtgtcccaggcacaactctcacattgtgcttttttttttccagtcaactGACTCAACACTGTACTAAATTAGAGTTCTGACTGTGCCCCTAAGTAGCTGAGGGACTTGGCCAAGTCAGTTGATTCTTTTGGGTCTAAGTTCTCTGTTTGTAATTATAAGTAGgtaagtataaaaacaaaaaaaacaacaacaaaaaacaaaccaaaccaaacctctCTAAATCACTGGCATCTTGAACACAGTTTCTCAGTTCTCCTCCTCGTCCAATACCAGGCACTGCAGCCAGCCTTTCTCCAGGCAGCTCCCATTGCTCCAGCAATCACAGGTATTCTCACTTAGGCAGGGAAGttgtgtgggggctggggagacagcaggCAGAAGATGAGGCAGTGGTCCCACACTATTCTGTCCGTAGCTTTGTCTCTTCCACTTCCCCTGGGTCCAGATCCCTTAGTGTCACCAGTGCTTTTCGCTTACATTTCTTGGAAAACCGCAACTCTGCAAAGAGTCTGGCGAGGGGGCTGGTGTCTGTATAAAAAAGGGACAAAGAGAACAGTCACTTATTTTGTTACCAAAgagtcctctttttcttttagtggAATGTGCTATTTTTAAGTCCCGTCCGCCTGTGTGGCAATTGCCCTGAACACATTTGAATAATGTCTCCGCATCCTTCCGCGATGCGGTGCAGAACGGCAACTTTGcactttgcatttttattgtgATGAAGATATTTTATGACAGCATTggaatctcaacaacaaaaaatacctgaaaacaAGGCATTTCAAGACCACTTATGCAGAAGGAAGGTGGTCCAGACTGATCTCCTCCTGGGAAATTTGTACCTGGGGTAGGTCTAGTCCCCAGGGCAGCAAGGAACCCGGGCAATCTGTAGAAGTGAGTGGCCACATTTGGAGCCATCTGGCAGCATCAGGTCAAACACAGGGAAAAATTGGCAACTCCCAAGTCAGCTACAGGGCCCTGCAATCTTCTTCTCTCTCCACttgtcctttttccttttcctacacCAGTTGATTGCCCTTTCAATGTGTATCATGCAGGTCCCAACCAATTGAAATACTTTAGCGTGGGGGAAGAGTTGGAAGAGATTGGAGGACCTCAAATTTCAAAGAAGGTCCTGGGAGGCAACCTGGAGATTTAGCAATTTCAGGAAACCGCCATCAATCACCCCTAGAGCTGGAGAAACACGAAGAGCTTGGGAGGTAGAGCTGTGCAGTGGAAGCTGGGCCCGTGCCAGGGGCCATGTGAAGGAGCTGGTCCCAAAGAGGGGTGTAGTTTGAAGGGAGCCAGTACCATGGGGGAGACAGTCCCTTCCAGAGATGCAGCCCAAaacagggagggcaggggagagaaatTCCCTGGACTCTCCCTTCCTTCTACCCTCCAGCCTCCTGCCAATAACTCGCATGAACTGGACCCCAAAACTTAGCAAGAGAGTTTTAGCAATATAGTTTTCATGGGTCAGCTTCTTGTAATGTAAGTCAGAGTAGAAAAAAGGTAGCGAAACTAATTTGAGagaaacaagcagaaaaaaaaaaaaaaaggacgtaCCTTGGACAGCCGTTCATTCTGTCAACCTCTGCTACCCTTAAAGAAGTCTCGAGACGGCAGCGGCATGGCGGCCGGGCGCGAGCCGCCCAACCTTCCTCCTACCGGCTGCCGCCGCCGGAGTCGCCGGGGCCCCTGGGTCTGCGCGTGTGAGCCATGAGCCCGTCGCCTCCCCGTCAGCCCGCGGTCTCGCCGGCTTCTCGCTCTCCCCGCGGCGGCCAGCCCGAGGGCCGGCCGGCGCGGCCGGGGCCATGGAGGACGTGAAGCCGGAGTTCCCCTCGCTCCCGCAGTGCAGAGAGGACGCCgagataaaaaaaacaaacttctaatAAAATTGATACACCAGAAAGAAGCACATGTTCATCCTGTGGCTTTAAGTGCCATCTGGCATATTGCCTAGTATTCCCTGGAATATATGTACATTTCCCTATATATgttcctctgtttttcttctttcatcacaCAGTAATGTAGAGATTTCATCTTAGGTGAACTCAAAAGTACACCTTTCTTgaattgctttcttctttctcacaaCCCTGATGAGTTTTTTTAGGAAGATAAGGCTGACTGTTAGACTACTAgagaatctttaaaagaaaagaaaaaagaaagaaagaaagaaaagaaaaagaagtaacatcCATAGAATCTGCTGCCGTGGATCTCCTCGATGCCTGGCATGTGGCCGGCAGTGTGCTCTGTGACTACAATGACAAGAGTCTTTGACCTaacttccttaaaaatttttctgTATAAAAAGGTTATAACAtactggtggtgtagtggttaagaatccgcctgccaatgcaggggacatgggttcgagccctgctccaggaagatcccacatgccgcggagcaactaagcccgtgcgccacaactgttgagcctgcactctagagcccatgagccacaactattgagcccatgtgccacaactactgaagcccacgcacctagagcgcatgctccgcaacaaaagaagccacagcagtgaggagcccaggcatcaaaacgaagagtagcccccgctcacagcaactagagaaagcctgcgtgtagcaacgaagatcaacacagccaataaataaataaatttattttaagaaaaaaaaaaggagtggacCTACCCTATGAGACGAGAGATGCAGGAAATTTTGCCCGGATTGTTTCTAGGCCCATATTCTTCCGCCATGAAGAGCAAGCTACCTATCCTACAGAAACATGGAATAACTCATATAATATGTATAAGACAAAATATTGAAGCAAACTTTATTAAACCCAACTTTCAACAATTATTTAGATATTTAGTCTTGGATATTGCAGATAATCCAGTTGAAAATATAATACGTTTTTTCCCCATGACTAAAGAATTTATTGATGGGAGCTTACAAAGTGGAGGAAAAGTTCTTGTCCATGGGAATGCAGGGATCTCCAGGAGTGCTGCCTTTGTTATTGCATACATTATGGAAACATTTGGAATGAAGTACAGAGATGCATTTGCTTATGTTCAAGAAAGAAGATTCTGTATTAATCTTAATGCTGGATTTGTCCATCAACTTCAGGAATATGAAGCCATCTACCTAGCAGAATTAACAATACAGATGATGTCGCCACTTTAGATAGAAAGGTCGTTATCTGTACATTCTGGCACCACAGGCAGTTTGAAGAGAACGCATGAAGAGGAAGATGATTTTGGAAACATGCAAGTGGCGACTGCACAGAATGGCTGATTCAAGAGCAACAGTATAGAGGATGGAAATTTCTATTTGGGAAGGAGAAAGTACTACAGACAGTAATAATGTATAATGGCAAAAACACAAGAAGTAGTTTCTTTTCAATTACATGTTGCTTCCAGACGTGTTTTTCTGCAACTTGTTGAGCAACATTTTAAGATGTTGGACTTCTGCAATAGATGGCACTGatggttttattcctttttttttttttttaattctttacagttttattataaaccAAGAATTTTGGACTTGCAAAGAGGTATTATTGCAATAATGCACTTTTCATACTTGAAATTTATTTGTATGATATAAAGTTGttactttaaacaaacaaacaaaaaagaagtctcCATTCTCCACTGTCCTGGGAAGATTTCCTTTGCACCTAGGACATGCCTATGACCTGAGGTGACAGGAATGGGGCCAGGGGAAGCTGGTGTGACTGCAGACCTGGGCCTGGGCAGtgggtgggaagaggggagagtcAGGGTCATGTGGACTTGTGTGGGTGTCTGGGAGTGCAAACCGATGACATTGGTTGAAAAGAGGCTGCAGCAGAAACACAAATTATAATAAATCCTTATGAGTGGCCATTATGACTGCATTGTATTTCCTGATGGCCAGCTAGCAGCTAGTGATTTAAGGAACAGTCTTCCTGGGGGAGCAGCTGGCAAGCTGTGAACCCAGGGTTTAAGCCTCTGTCACATAGCAGGGCTTAAGCTTTGGCCCCAGTCCCAGCAGTGTCAACCTCAGCCTGGTCCTTTCTGCAGAATGAATACATTCACACCTCATGTCCTCCAGGCTAGCAGAAGCCCATCTCAAACATCAAACTCTATTCAAGATAATTGCCCAGGTTGCAAACCCACTGGCCCCTAATCtaattttcttggttttgattTTCTGAGTCCAACGATATGACTTTTTTATCCATCTCTGACTCCTTCAAGACTCtgtttttttagggttttttgtttttgctgatttGGGCTTAGTCTGCTCCTGCTGCCCTGGTACCTTTCACTATCTTAGAGAGAACTTCGTGCTCTCGCTCCTGGGCTTACAGAATACTTCTCCTGCCTCTGTTCTAATGCTGGTCTTCTTCCTACCTTGGTCAACCTTCACCttgatctcgggtggccttgttctgcagtggcttgaagcagggttttggtttccagccagagattgaagtcaggctgCGGCAGTGAGAGccctgaatcctagccactagaccaccagggacagtggccagtgacaagctgtgtagaaatgaatttccacatagagacggaaagtagtAAAGCAagtgaagtgtttattaggaggaaaaagagtttAATATGTGTGCATAGATATacgggtgggctcagagagagccATGCTtcgtggtagtttgaatcactctTATGGGGCATTTGTTCTGGGTTTCTTTTGGCCAATCATCTTGGTTTGCCTGGTTCTGAGCCCATATTTGGTACATCTCAAGGTCCTCCCCTGTGTGcgtgcacatctcttagccaagtgGAGTCTAGCAAAGAGGCTTACGAgtaggttgacatcacttacTATGGGGTGGCGCCCCTTCCCTTTTTGACTTCCAAGGAACTTTTCTGTACATGTATAGTCGGTAAGGTCTCCTTGACTTGAAGAATGAGGAATACCTGGTCTCCCTGACTTGAAGAATGAGGAATACCTAACTCTTATCTggccagggcccagcctcctctctcgaCTGTCCTGCTATTTTGGAATTCCGGCTGTTCAGCCTGGGGCCCGTCCAGCTCCTGCCTCAACCTGGCATGTGTGTGCATTCTGAAAGGCAAAGAGGCAATGTGCAAGCAGCTAGAGGAGAGAGTTCCTTTTGCATTGGCTGGATCAGCACAGTAGGAGCCGTGGAGGACTGAGGTCCCTAATATACTCACCCTGGGCCGGTCCGGGAGATGGGGTTGTCAAGAGCTTAATAGGTTACCCTTTGTCACATATAGCACAGGTCTCCTCATCAGTCAGCACACGTGTGCCCTTCCATCTATCACAGACATTCCAAGGGAGTCTGTCACCTCTGcatgtgtgcttttttttctttccaaaatggaaaccacttcctctctttttagaagtttttctgtttgttaagAGGCAGTAAGTCGAACTTTCTGTACTTGAATACTAGTCCCACCATTGATACCCTGTGACTTCAGAGAATTATGTAA from Hippopotamus amphibius kiboko isolate mHipAmp2 chromosome 10, mHipAmp2.hap2, whole genome shotgun sequence encodes:
- the LOC130830268 gene encoding serine/threonine/tyrosine-interacting protein-like; its protein translation is MRREMQEILPGLFLGPYSSAMKSKLPILQKHGITHIICIRQNIEANFIKPNFQQLFRYLVLDIADNPVENIIRFFPMTKEFIDGSLQSGGKVLVHGNAGISRSAAFVIAYIMETFGMKYRDAFAYVQERRFCINLNAGFVHQLQEYEAIYLAELTIQMMSPL